In Sphingopyxis sp. FD7, a single window of DNA contains:
- a CDS encoding electron transfer flavoprotein subunit beta/FixA family protein, producing MKILVPVKRVLDYNVKPRVKADGTGVDLANVKMSMNPFDEIAVEEAIRLKEKGVATEIVAVSVGPAKAQETLRTALAMGADRAILVQTDDEVEPLAIAKILKAIADAETPGLVILGKQAIDGDNNQTGQMLAALTGWAQGTFASAVNVEGDHVSVTREVDGGLETVKLKLPAIVTTDLRLNEPRYASLPNIMKAKSKPLDTRTPADYGVDTTPRVKTLRVSEPPVRSAGVKVADVDELVAKLKAMGVHS from the coding sequence ATGAAAATCCTCGTCCCCGTGAAGCGGGTGCTCGATTACAACGTCAAGCCGCGGGTGAAGGCCGACGGCACGGGCGTCGACCTCGCCAATGTGAAAATGTCGATGAACCCGTTCGACGAGATCGCGGTCGAAGAAGCGATTCGCCTCAAGGAAAAGGGCGTCGCGACCGAGATCGTCGCGGTCAGCGTCGGCCCGGCGAAGGCGCAGGAAACGCTGCGCACCGCGCTCGCGATGGGCGCCGACCGCGCGATCCTCGTCCAGACCGACGACGAGGTCGAGCCGCTCGCGATCGCCAAGATCCTCAAAGCCATCGCCGACGCCGAAACCCCCGGCCTGGTCATCCTCGGCAAGCAGGCGATCGACGGCGACAACAACCAGACCGGCCAGATGCTCGCAGCCTTGACCGGCTGGGCGCAGGGCACCTTTGCCAGCGCCGTGAACGTCGAGGGCGACCATGTCAGCGTGACGCGCGAAGTCGACGGCGGGCTCGAGACGGTGAAGCTCAAGCTTCCCGCGATCGTCACCACCGACCTGCGCCTGAACGAGCCGCGCTACGCCAGCTTGCCGAACATCATGAAGGCGAAGTCGAAGCCGCTCGATACCAGGACCCCCGCCGATTACGGCGTCGACACCACGCCGCGCGTCAAGACGCTCAGGGTTTCCGAACCGCCCGTCCGCTCGGCCGGTGTCAAGGTCGCCGACGTCGATGAACTGGTCGCCAAGCTGAAAGCCATGGGCGTCCACAGCTAA
- the sucC gene encoding ADP-forming succinate--CoA ligase subunit beta has translation MNIHEYQAKELLAKFGVAVPKGIAAMSVEEAVAAAKQLPGPLYVVKSQIHAGGRGKGKFKELGPDAKGGVRLAKSIEEVESHAKEMLGNTLVTIQTGEAGKQVNRLYITDGADIKKEYYLALLVDRASSRIAVVASTEGGMDIETVAHNTPDKIHTITIDPATGLMPHHGRSVAAALELEGDLAKQAAKVLTGLYNAFLATDAEQIEINPLAVCEGANGDELLVLDAKLGFDGNAMFRHKDIAELRDLTEEDPAEVEASEYDLAYIKLDGNIGCMVNGAGLAMATMDIIKLNGAFPANFLDVGGGASKEKVTAAFKIILKDPAVEGILVNIFGGIMKCDIIAEGIVAAAKEVNLSVPLVVRLEGTNVQQGKDILAGSGLPIVAANDLGDAAKKIVAEVAKAA, from the coding sequence ATGAACATTCACGAATATCAGGCGAAAGAACTGCTCGCGAAATTTGGCGTCGCCGTGCCCAAGGGCATCGCCGCGATGAGCGTCGAGGAAGCCGTCGCGGCGGCGAAGCAGCTCCCCGGCCCGCTCTATGTGGTGAAGTCGCAGATCCACGCGGGCGGCCGCGGCAAGGGCAAGTTCAAGGAGCTCGGCCCCGACGCCAAGGGCGGCGTGCGCCTCGCCAAGAGCATCGAGGAAGTCGAGAGCCATGCGAAGGAAATGCTCGGCAACACGCTGGTGACGATCCAGACCGGTGAAGCCGGCAAGCAGGTCAACCGGCTCTACATCACCGACGGCGCCGACATCAAAAAGGAATATTATCTCGCGCTGCTCGTCGATCGCGCGTCGAGCCGCATTGCCGTCGTCGCCTCGACCGAGGGGGGGATGGACATCGAAACCGTCGCGCACAACACGCCCGACAAGATCCACACGATCACCATCGACCCCGCGACGGGACTGATGCCGCACCACGGCCGCAGCGTCGCCGCGGCGCTGGAACTCGAAGGCGACCTCGCCAAACAGGCGGCGAAGGTGCTGACCGGCCTCTACAACGCCTTCCTCGCGACCGACGCCGAGCAGATCGAGATCAACCCGCTCGCCGTCTGCGAAGGCGCGAACGGCGACGAACTGCTCGTCCTCGACGCCAAGCTCGGATTCGACGGCAATGCGATGTTCCGCCACAAGGATATTGCCGAGCTGCGCGACCTCACCGAAGAAGACCCGGCCGAGGTCGAGGCGTCGGAATATGACCTCGCCTACATCAAGCTCGACGGCAACATCGGCTGCATGGTGAACGGCGCGGGCCTCGCGATGGCGACGATGGACATCATCAAGCTCAATGGCGCTTTCCCCGCCAACTTCCTCGACGTCGGCGGCGGCGCGTCGAAGGAAAAGGTGACGGCGGCGTTCAAGATCATCCTGAAAGACCCGGCGGTCGAGGGCATTCTCGTCAACATCTTCGGCGGCATCATGAAGTGCGACATCATCGCCGAGGGCATCGTCGCCGCGGCGAAGGAAGTGAATCTTTCGGTCCCGCTCGTCGTCCGCCTCGAAGGCACGAACGTCCAGCAGGGCAAGGACATCCTCGCGGGTTCGGGCCTGCCGATCGTCGCGGCCAACGACCTGGGCGACGCGGCGAAGAAGATTGTGGCGGAGGTCGCCAAGGCGGCGTGA
- a CDS encoding pyridoxal phosphate-dependent aminotransferase: MSLKPHISAALGRIQPSATLAMTARVAKLKADGVDVIGLSAGEPDFDTPDFVKEAAIEAIRAGQTKYTLVDGTVALKEAIRGKFRRDNDLDYGLDQISVNVGGKHTLFNALVATVDKGDEVIIPAPYWVSYPDIVAFAGGTPVFVAASAAQHYKITPEQLDAAITPRTRWVIFNSPSNPSGAAYSPEELDAIGEVIRRHPHVMVMTDDMYEHVWYADFAFATIAQRCPDLIDRILTVNGCSKAYAMTGWRIGYAGGPAWLIKAMGKLQSQSTSNPCSIAQAAAAAALGGPQQFLDDRNAAFRKRRDMVVAMLNDAPGLSCPVPDGAFYVYPDASGCMGKTTPSGQLIDSDEALIDYFLDSARVAAVHGAAFGLSPAFRVSYATSETVLKEACVRIQQACAALS; the protein is encoded by the coding sequence ATGTCGCTGAAGCCGCATATCTCCGCCGCCCTCGGGCGCATCCAGCCTTCCGCCACGCTCGCGATGACCGCGCGCGTCGCGAAGCTGAAGGCCGACGGCGTCGATGTCATCGGCCTGTCGGCGGGCGAGCCCGATTTCGACACGCCCGATTTCGTCAAGGAAGCGGCGATCGAGGCGATCCGCGCGGGACAGACCAAATATACGCTTGTCGACGGCACGGTGGCGCTCAAGGAAGCGATCCGCGGCAAGTTCCGCCGCGACAATGACCTCGACTATGGGCTCGACCAGATCAGCGTCAATGTCGGCGGCAAGCACACTTTGTTCAACGCGCTTGTCGCGACGGTGGACAAGGGCGACGAGGTCATCATTCCCGCGCCCTATTGGGTAAGCTATCCCGACATCGTCGCCTTTGCGGGCGGCACGCCCGTCTTTGTCGCTGCGTCGGCGGCCCAGCATTACAAGATCACGCCCGAACAGCTCGACGCCGCGATCACCCCCAGGACGCGCTGGGTGATCTTCAACTCGCCATCGAACCCGTCGGGCGCCGCCTATTCACCGGAGGAACTCGACGCGATCGGCGAGGTGATCCGGCGCCATCCGCACGTCATGGTGATGACCGACGACATGTACGAGCATGTCTGGTACGCCGATTTCGCCTTTGCGACGATCGCGCAGCGTTGTCCCGACCTGATCGACCGTATTCTCACGGTGAATGGCTGTTCCAAGGCCTATGCGATGACCGGCTGGCGCATCGGCTATGCGGGCGGCCCGGCCTGGCTCATCAAGGCGATGGGCAAGCTTCAGTCGCAGTCGACCTCGAACCCCTGCTCGATCGCGCAGGCCGCCGCCGCCGCCGCGCTCGGCGGGCCGCAGCAGTTCCTCGACGATCGCAACGCCGCGTTCCGCAAGCGCCGCGACATGGTCGTCGCGATGCTCAACGACGCGCCGGGGCTGAGCTGCCCCGTCCCCGACGGCGCCTTTTACGTCTATCCCGACGCTTCGGGCTGCATGGGCAAGACAACCCCGTCGGGCCAGCTGATCGACAGCGACGAGGCGCTGATCGACTATTTCCTCGATTCGGCGCGCGTCGCCGCGGTGCATGGCGCGGCCTTCGGCCTGTCGCCGGCGTTCCGCGTTTCCTATGCGACGTCTGAAACAGTGCTGAAGGAAGCGTGCGTGCGCATCCAGCAGGCGTGCGCCGCGCTTAGCTGA
- the bla gene encoding class A beta-lactamase, with protein sequence MKIEFSGRPLLAMTMSAAVLAGCVSSAAVIPLPRAQAPAPQQPQSPPQAVRGPSGSVTVPIGQPVPSAMPRPAGPLDPGFRRAPAGLQDRIHALWRAFPGKTGIAVQRIDGEWTLSHRGGELFPQQSVSKLWVALAVLDAVDQGRLTLDQRVRIGPEDLTLFYQPIASRVRAEGSVTMSVRELIEIAITQSDNTANDSLLRTVGGPDAVRRFIAKKDLGAIRFGPGERLLQAGTAGLKWQQAYSVGRAFQQARAALPDATRRAARNAYLANPPDGASPAAIANALTRLARGALLSPESTEYLLGVMSRTKSGPRRLKAGLPPDWKFLHKTGTGQDYKGATAGYNDIGIATAPDGTRYAIVVLLGDTSAPVPARMELMQAVSRAVAEYHGK encoded by the coding sequence ATGAAGATTGAGTTTTCCGGCAGGCCGCTCCTCGCGATGACGATGAGCGCCGCGGTGCTCGCCGGCTGCGTCAGCAGCGCCGCGGTCATCCCGCTACCGCGCGCGCAGGCGCCGGCCCCGCAGCAGCCGCAATCGCCGCCGCAGGCAGTGCGCGGGCCGTCCGGGTCGGTGACGGTGCCGATCGGCCAGCCGGTTCCGTCGGCCATGCCGCGCCCCGCCGGACCGCTCGATCCCGGCTTTCGCCGCGCCCCCGCCGGATTGCAGGATCGTATCCATGCCTTGTGGCGCGCCTTTCCGGGCAAGACGGGAATCGCCGTGCAGCGGATCGACGGCGAATGGACCTTGTCGCATCGCGGCGGCGAGCTGTTTCCGCAGCAGAGCGTCTCGAAGCTGTGGGTGGCGCTGGCCGTGCTCGACGCGGTCGATCAGGGGCGGTTGACGCTCGATCAGCGCGTTCGTATCGGGCCGGAAGATCTGACGCTTTTCTATCAGCCGATCGCATCGCGCGTCCGCGCCGAAGGGTCGGTGACGATGAGCGTCCGCGAACTCATCGAAATTGCGATCACGCAGAGCGACAATACCGCAAACGACAGTCTGCTGCGTACCGTTGGCGGCCCCGACGCGGTGCGTCGTTTCATTGCAAAGAAGGATCTGGGCGCGATTCGCTTCGGTCCCGGCGAGCGGCTGCTCCAGGCGGGGACCGCGGGGCTGAAGTGGCAGCAGGCCTATTCGGTCGGGCGCGCCTTTCAACAGGCGCGCGCCGCGCTGCCCGATGCGACGCGGCGCGCGGCGCGCAACGCCTATCTCGCCAATCCGCCCGATGGCGCCAGCCCGGCGGCGATCGCGAACGCGCTGACGCGGCTCGCGCGCGGCGCGCTGCTGTCGCCCGAATCGACCGAATATCTGCTGGGGGTGATGAGCCGGACCAAGAGCGGCCCGCGGCGCCTGAAGGCCGGACTGCCCCCCGACTGGAAGTTCCTGCACAAGACGGGCACGGGACAGGATTACAAGGGCGCGACCGCGGGTTACAACGACATCGGCATCGCCACCGCCCCGGATGGAACGCGCTATGCCATCGTCGTGCTGCTCGGTGACACGAGCGCACCGGTGCCCGCGCGCATGGAATTGATGCAGGCGGTGTCGCGCGCCGTCGCCGAATATCACGGCAAATGA
- the msrA gene encoding peptide-methionine (S)-S-oxide reductase MsrA translates to MPRRGRPLLRALMALASAALLAQCAPAQAENVVKLPAALTDPAVPAKRATAVLAGGCFWGVEGVFAHVKGVISVESGYHGGSAATARYELTHDGTSGHAEAVRIVYDPSQVSYGTLLRILFSVIADPTLKDRQGPDVGSQYRAAIVPLDAMQRQVATAYLAQIDRGGYFARPVIVPIERYKRFYRAEPNHQDFMRRHPRNPYIVRWDAPKLAAFKRLFPDRVRATPAP, encoded by the coding sequence ATGCCGCGGCGCGGCCGCCCGCTGCTGCGCGCGCTCATGGCGCTCGCATCGGCGGCGCTGCTCGCGCAATGCGCGCCCGCGCAGGCCGAAAATGTCGTCAAGCTCCCCGCCGCGCTGACCGATCCCGCCGTGCCCGCGAAGCGCGCGACCGCGGTGCTCGCGGGCGGATGCTTCTGGGGCGTCGAGGGCGTCTTTGCGCATGTGAAGGGCGTGATCTCGGTCGAATCGGGCTATCATGGCGGCAGCGCCGCGACCGCGCGATACGAGCTGACGCACGACGGCACATCGGGCCACGCCGAGGCGGTGCGCATCGTCTATGATCCCTCGCAGGTCAGCTATGGCACCCTCCTGCGCATCCTCTTTTCGGTGATCGCCGACCCGACGCTCAAGGACCGGCAGGGCCCCGACGTCGGTTCGCAATATCGCGCCGCGATCGTCCCGCTCGATGCGATGCAGCGCCAGGTCGCGACCGCCTATCTGGCGCAGATCGACCGTGGCGGATATTTCGCGAGGCCGGTGATCGTGCCGATCGAGCGCTACAAGCGCTTCTATCGGGCCGAGCCGAACCATCAGGATTTCATGCGCCGCCATCCGCGCAACCCATATATCGTCCGCTGGGATGCGCCCAAGCTGGCGGCGTTCAAACGGCTCTTTCCCGACAGGGTGCGCGCGACGCCCGCGCCTTGA